The DNA window CCATTTGGCAGAGCTGCTCAAAAGGCGCGCGTTCTCCCCACCCTTTTCCTTTCCCGCTATTTTTAAAATAAAGATGTGTCATTCCGTTTCCTGAAACCATGCTGGCGGATACGGTGCCTTGTCTCCAAACCTTTGGATAGTGCAAACACCGCCAACCGCCATTGTCTAAATGCTGAGGGACATCAATGTGCGTATGTGTGTCGGTCATTCCGTGGTCGCTGGTAATCAGGATGAGTGTGTCTTTGAGGGTGTTCGCTTTTTGCAAAGTATGGACGAGATCCCCAATTGCGGTGTCTATCTCTCGATAGGTCTGAAGGACTTGCGGAGATTGTATGTCCGAGAGGTGTGAAAAGGTATCGACTGCGGGGAAAAGACACATCACAAACTTATCGCCTGCTTCAATCGCTTTGTGTAACTGACGGATCGCAATTCGGTTGACGAATCGCCATCGGTGTGAAAAGTGGGCATAAACATAGACGAAGGGTTTGATCCAGCGCGTCAGATTTTTAGCAGGCGGACATCCCCGAGCGAGTATATTGTAGATATTGCTCACGGGTGAGAAGAAGTTAAATAGGGTGGGAAAACCTGAGGGTAAATCGGCTTCAAAGCGCAACCCATCAAACCCCATGTAACTGCAGACACCGGGACGTTTGAAACGATGTGGCGTATGAAATTTTGATTTGGACAACCACCGGATACCGGGAATATTTGCTGTCCCCGGATACAACCCCATGAAAAATGGAATAAAGGCGGGTCCCGTTGTTGATGGAAAGACAGAAACGGCTTTATTCAAACTGCCGGGATCTACG is part of the Candidatus Poribacteria bacterium genome and encodes:
- a CDS encoding alkaline phosphatase family protein, with product MVSTEPDFKRFVFIIVDGAPYEIFKALIENGDLPNIKKYVVDPGSLNKAVSVFPSTTGPAFIPFFMGLYPGTANIPGIRWLSKSKFHTPHRFKRPGVCSYMGFDGLRFEADLPSGFPTLFNFFSPVSNIYNILARGCPPAKNLTRWIKPFVYVYAHFSHRWRFVNRIAIRQLHKAIEAGDKFVMCLFPAVDTFSHLSDIQSPQVLQTYREIDTAIGDLVHTLQKANTLKDTLILITSDHGMTDTHTHIDVPQHLDNGGWRCLHYPKVWRQGTVSASMVSGNGMTHLYFKNSGKGKGWGERAPFEQLCQMGVVSSLIELEGVGLVAGQSETGDIIVQSRGGQGKISCHAQETNHENPQGVPIVFKCADALRFSYQFIGTDPLGYNVRYKNLSSRDALRETYDSPYPDGIVQLWQIFKSERTGDLVLSAESGYDLRARYEVPGHHATHGALIAEHLHIPLATNYPITEQCIRSVDVFPTVLNLCGHKVALHHIDGRVVK